A genomic stretch from Longibacter salinarum includes:
- a CDS encoding acyl-CoA dehydrogenase family protein, producing MSIASYLNEDVDASVDFKSFRDAFKKKLRNVFHRRSSADQVGTSRGIPPFIMREIQSLTPLSVFIPEEHGGRGGHVHECQSILAAASYESLALSLTIGINGALFLQPLTKYGREEIKAPIFRRFIEDKNMGGLMITEPDYGTDALRMETSYQQQDDGSYRIQGTKHWGGLTGWADFWLVTARRKSESGNLGRDIDFFVADMNRPEQLIEVEELYENLGLYMIPYGRNKVDIRVPEAHRLQPESTGIKMMLDTLHRSRIEFPGMGMGFLQRMLDEAISHCRERFVGGKALLEYDQVKRRVAGIQAAYTACSAMCMHTSEHAGIENNLATHALPANSIKSVVTDMMQSASQSLLQLAGGKGYKLDHIAGRSTVDSRPFQIFEGSNDVLYQQIAESVLKSMRRMKERNLYAFASQHDLMNRASDYFKDALDVEVDMSLPQRKLVDLGRILGRVITMEMTIEMGDRGFRSDLISNALSLFRSEVKGMISSFQDRETTDVIEDYGDNSSWLDLVRPQNA from the coding sequence ATGAGCATCGCCTCATACCTGAACGAGGACGTAGATGCTTCGGTCGACTTCAAGTCGTTCCGAGACGCATTCAAGAAGAAACTCCGCAATGTTTTTCACCGTCGGTCCAGTGCCGACCAGGTGGGGACAAGCCGCGGGATTCCGCCCTTCATCATGCGTGAAATTCAGTCACTCACGCCCCTTTCGGTTTTCATTCCGGAAGAGCATGGAGGACGCGGCGGCCACGTTCACGAGTGCCAGTCAATTCTTGCGGCCGCCTCATACGAATCCCTCGCGCTCTCGCTCACGATCGGAATCAACGGAGCGCTGTTCCTGCAACCACTTACGAAGTACGGGCGAGAGGAAATCAAGGCCCCGATCTTCCGGCGGTTTATCGAAGATAAGAACATGGGCGGGCTGATGATCACCGAGCCGGATTACGGCACGGATGCCCTGCGCATGGAAACATCGTATCAGCAGCAGGACGACGGAAGCTATCGCATCCAGGGGACAAAGCACTGGGGAGGCCTTACGGGATGGGCCGACTTCTGGCTCGTCACCGCCCGCCGTAAGAGCGAAAGCGGCAACCTGGGTCGGGATATCGACTTCTTCGTCGCGGACATGAACCGCCCCGAGCAGCTGATTGAAGTCGAGGAACTGTACGAAAACCTCGGCCTCTACATGATTCCGTACGGGCGCAATAAGGTCGACATCCGCGTACCGGAGGCCCATCGCCTCCAGCCGGAGAGCACCGGAATCAAGATGATGCTCGACACGCTGCACCGAAGCCGGATCGAATTTCCTGGAATGGGCATGGGCTTCCTTCAGCGTATGCTTGACGAAGCAATCTCCCACTGCCGTGAACGGTTTGTCGGAGGCAAAGCCCTACTCGAGTACGACCAGGTCAAACGCCGCGTCGCCGGGATCCAGGCCGCCTACACGGCCTGCTCCGCCATGTGTATGCACACCAGCGAGCACGCGGGGATCGAAAACAACCTCGCGACGCACGCCCTACCAGCAAACTCGATCAAGTCGGTCGTAACCGACATGATGCAGAGTGCGTCGCAGTCGCTCCTACAGCTTGCCGGCGGAAAAGGATACAAGCTCGACCACATTGCCGGACGCTCTACGGTCGACAGCCGTCCGTTCCAGATCTTCGAGGGTTCCAACGATGTGCTGTATCAGCAGATTGCTGAGTCCGTGCTGAAGTCGATGCGCCGGATGAAGGAGCGCAACCTGTACGCCTTCGCGTCACAACACGACCTCATGAACCGTGCGTCCGACTATTTCAAGGATGCGCTCGACGTTGAGGTCGACATGTCGCTGCCTCAGCGGAAGCTTGTAGATCTGGGCCGCATTCTCGGCCGAGTCATTACGATGGAAATGACGATCGAGATGGGCGACCGAGGCTTCCGCTCGGACCTGATCTCAAACGCCCTGAGTCTCTTCCGCTCCGAAGTGAAGGGCATGATTTCGTCCTTTCAGGATCGGGAGACAACGGATGTCATCGAAGATTACGGCGACAACAGCTCGTGGCTCGACCTCGTCCGGCCCCAAAATGCATAA
- the purQ gene encoding phosphoribosylformylglycinamidine synthase subunit PurQ — MTFGVIVFPGSNCDHDAYHAAKHVFGQEARFIWHQDETVGDVDAVIVPGGFSYGDYLRSGAVARFSPVMQDVVRFANEGGLVLGICNGFQILCEAGLLPGTLMRNDNLRFRCNHATLRVENNQTPFTHLMDKGQVVSFPIAHGEGRYFADGDVLDELRDNDQIVFRYATETGDITKDANPNGSIDNIAGIVNRDGNVLGLMPHPERCVESLLGGGDDGALVFRSLIEHTATVAA; from the coding sequence ATGACCTTTGGAGTCATCGTTTTTCCCGGCTCGAACTGTGACCACGACGCCTATCATGCCGCCAAGCATGTGTTCGGCCAGGAGGCCCGATTCATCTGGCACCAGGATGAGACCGTCGGAGACGTGGATGCCGTCATCGTTCCCGGCGGCTTTTCCTATGGAGACTACCTGCGCTCCGGTGCCGTCGCTCGATTCTCTCCGGTGATGCAAGACGTCGTACGCTTCGCCAACGAGGGCGGACTCGTCCTCGGCATCTGCAACGGATTTCAGATCCTATGCGAGGCTGGCCTGCTTCCCGGCACGCTCATGCGCAACGACAACCTCCGCTTCCGCTGCAATCACGCGACGCTCCGCGTGGAAAACAACCAGACACCGTTCACGCACCTCATGGATAAAGGACAGGTCGTGTCCTTCCCAATCGCGCATGGAGAAGGTCGCTACTTTGCCGACGGCGACGTGCTCGATGAACTCCGGGACAACGACCAGATCGTTTTTCGGTACGCGACCGAGACCGGAGACATCACCAAAGACGCCAACCCGAACGGATCGATCGACAATATTGCCGGAATCGTCAACCGGGATGGCAACGTACTCGGCCTGATGCCTCATCCCGAGAGGTGTGTCGAATCCCTCCTGGGCGGAGGAGATGACGGGGCCCTCGTCTTTCGCTCGCTCATCGAGCACACTGCAACGGTCGCCGCGTAG
- a CDS encoding rhomboid family intramembrane serine protease: MLDSPITLGLLIINVAISLYALVSDPSLIRDLSFRPRRIEDHGEYYRFFTAGFVHGGMAHLAFNMITLYFFGPLLEGVLGAGAFLILYFGSDLCANALTFAMHRNDPNYGSIGASGAISGVLFAFCLFAPFAKLYVFFAIPMPAILFAILYVVVSVYAIGQREQGAVGGIAHEAHLGGAIGGVLITIALVPTAVNEFIRAIQQAL; encoded by the coding sequence ATGCTCGACTCCCCAATTACGCTGGGCCTGCTGATCATCAACGTGGCGATCAGCCTCTACGCCCTCGTCTCTGATCCCTCGCTCATCCGGGATCTCTCGTTCCGCCCTCGCCGCATCGAAGATCACGGTGAGTACTACCGATTCTTCACTGCCGGCTTCGTGCACGGCGGGATGGCGCACCTCGCGTTCAACATGATCACGCTCTATTTCTTCGGGCCGTTGCTCGAAGGCGTACTTGGCGCGGGTGCGTTTCTGATTCTCTACTTCGGCTCCGACCTGTGTGCCAACGCGCTCACGTTTGCCATGCACCGTAACGATCCCAACTACGGGTCGATCGGCGCATCGGGCGCTATTTCCGGTGTTCTGTTTGCCTTCTGCCTTTTCGCTCCGTTTGCGAAGCTGTACGTCTTCTTCGCGATCCCGATGCCGGCCATTCTCTTCGCTATCCTCTATGTCGTCGTTTCCGTCTACGCGATCGGACAACGCGAACAGGGGGCGGTCGGCGGCATTGCGCACGAAGCTCACCTCGGTGGGGCGATCGGTGGCGTCCTAATCACGATTGCTCTCGTCCCGACAGCGGTCAACGAATTCATTCGCGCCATCCAGCAGGCTCTATGA